The Mycolicibacterium fluoranthenivorans genome segment TCCATCGAGGACCTGATCCGCGAGGGTGAACTGACCGGTATCGAGCCGGCCACCGCGGTACGCAACTACCTCAAGGCGCTCGGCAAGGGCGTCATGAAGGTGATGAGCAAGATGGGCATCTCGACGGTGGCGTCGTACACCGGCGCCCAGGCGTTCGAGGCCATCGGTATCGACCGTGAGGTCATCGATGAGTACTTCACCGGGACGCCGATGCAACTCGGCGGTGTCGGACTGGACGTGCTCGCCGAAGAGGTTCGATTCCGGCATCGTCGTGCCTACCCGGAGAACCCCACCGAGCGGGCCCACCGGCGGTTGTCGGTGGGCGGTGAGTACCAGTTCCGCCGGGACGGCGAACTGCACCTCTTCACGCCGGAAGTGGTTTTCCTGCTGCAGCATTCGACCCGTACCGGCCGCAGTGACGTCTTCGCCCAGTACTCGGAGGAAGTGAACCGGCTCAACCGCGAGGGCGGCGCGCTGCGCGGGCTGTTCGAGTTCAAGAAGGGCGTGCGGCCGCCGGTGGCGCTGGAGGAGGTCGAACCCGTCGAGTCGATCGTGGCCCGGTTCAACACCGGGGCGATGAGCTATGGGTCGATCTCGGCGGAGGCGCACGAGACCATGGCCATCGCGATGAACAACATCGGTGGCCGGTCTAACTCCGGTGAGGGCGGCGAGGATGTCGACCGGCTGTACGACCCGAAGCGGCGCAGTGCGGTCAAACAGGTGGCCTCGGGCCGGTTCGGGGTCACCAGCGACTACCTGGTGAACGCCACCGACATCCAGATCAAGATGGCCCAAGGCGCCAAACCCGGTGAAGGTGGCCAGCTTCCGGGCTACAAGGTGTATCCGAACGTCGCCAAGACCCGGCATTCCACACCGGGAGTGGGTCTCATCTCCCCGCCGCCGCACCACGACATCTACTCGATCGAGGATCTGGCGCAGCTCATCCACGATCTGAAGAACGCCAACGACCAGGCCCGCATCCACGTCAAGCTGGTCAGCTCGGTCGGTGTCGGCACGGTCGCCGCCGGGGTGTCCAAGGCGCATGCCGATGTGGTGCTGATCTCCGGTTATGACGGCGGCACCGGTGCGGCGCCACTGACCAGCCTCAAGCATGCGGGCGCGCCATGGGAGATCGGCTTGGCCGACACTCAGCAGACGTTGGTGCTCAACGGTTTACGTGACCGCATCACCGTGCAGTGCGACGGCGGGATGCGCACTGCCCGCGATGTCATGGTCGCGGCGCTGCTCGGGGCCGAGGAGTACGGTTTCGCGACCGCGCCCCTGGTCGTCGCGGGCTGCATCATGATGCGCGTCTGTCACCTCGACACCTGTCCGGTGGGTGTGGCCACCCAGAACCCTGAACTGCGGGCCCGGTTCAACGGCAAGCCGGAGTTCGTGGAGAACTTCTTCCGGTTCATCGCCCAGGACATCCGTGCCTATCTCGCCGAGCTCGGGTTCCGCAGCCTCGACGAGGCGATCGGCCGGGTGGAGATGCTCGACACCGCGCAGGGCGTGGCGCACTGGAAGAGCCGCGGCCTGGATCTGAGTCCGATCTTCGTGCAGCCGACCGACGCGCACGGCGCCAAGCTGCCCCAGCGCCGACGGCTGCGGGATCAGGATCACGGTCTGGATCAGGCGCTCGATCAGACGCTGATCCAGCTCGCCGAGGGGGCGTTGGAGGATGCCCACCCGGTCCGGCTGGAGCTGCCGGTGCGCAACGTCAACCGCACCGTGGGCACCCTGCTCGGCGCGGAGGTGACGCGGCGCTACGGTGCCACCGGTCTGCCCGACGACACCATCCATGTCACCCTCACCGGGTCGGCGGGGCAGTCGATCGGCGCGTTCCTGCCGCCCGGGGTCACCCTCGAACTCGTCGGTGATGCCAACGACTATGTGGGCAAAGGCCTTTCCGGTGGACGGGTGATCGTCCGGCCACCGGATGACGTGCTGTTCCTGCCCGAGGACAACGTGATCGCCGGCAACACGCTGGTGTTCGGCGCCACCTCGGGTGAGGTGTTCCTGCGGGGACGGGCAGGGGAGCGGTTCTGCGCCCGCAACTCCGGTGCGCTGGCGGTCGTGGAGGGCGTGGGCGATCACGCCTGCGAGTACATGACCGGCGGCCGCGTGGTGGTGCTCGGCGACACCGGCCGCAACATGGCGGCCGGGATGTCCGGCGGGATCGCGTTCGTCCTGGGTCTGGATCCGGCGAAGGTGAACCCCGAAATGGTCGAACTGCAGCAGCTCGAACCCGAAGACCTGACCTGGTTGCACGAGGTGGTCGCCCGGCATGCCCAGTTCACCGACAGCACGGTGGCGCGGTCACTGCTCTCGGACTGGCCCCGGCGCAGCGCCGAGTTCACCAAGGTCATGCCGACCGACTACCAGCGTGTCCTGCAGGCCACCCGGATGGCGAAAGCCGAAGGGCGCGACGTGGATACCGCGATCATGGAGGCTAGCCGTGGCTGATCCCACCGGATTCCTGAAAGTCACCAAACGCGAAGCGGCCAAACGCTCCGTCGATGAGCGCGTCGGCGACTGGCGCGAGGTCTATGAGTCGCAGGAGCCACGCAAGCGGGCCGCCGAGGTGTCCCAGCAGGCGCGGCGCTGCATGGACTGCGGTATCCCGTTCTGCCACTCCGGCACCGCGGGATGTCCGTTGGGCAATCTCATCCCGGAATGGAACGACCTGGTGCGCCGCGGCAGGTGGGATGCTGCCAGTGACCGGCTGCACGCCACCAACAACTTCCCGGAATTCACCGGGCGGTTGTGCCCGGCGCCCTGTGAGGCGGCGTGCGTGCTGTCCATCTCCGACGAGCAGACCGGCGGCAGCGTCACCATCAAACGGATCGAGCAGACGATCGTCGACCAGGCCTGGCTGGCCGGCACCGTGGAACCGCAGCCCTCGGCCATCTCGACCGGTAAGAGCGTCGCGGTCGTCGGGTCGGGTCCTGCGGGTCTCGCTGCGGCGCAACAGCTCACCCGGGCCGGCCATCACGTCACCGTGTACGAACGCGATGACCGGATCGGCGGGCTCATGCGGTACGGCATTCCGGAGTACAAACTGGAGAAGTCGACGCTCAACCAGCGCCTGACCCAGATGCGGGCCGAGGGAACGCGTTTCGTCACCGACTGCGAGGTGGGTGTCGACCTGACGGTGGACCGCCTGCGCGCGGAGTACGACGCCGTGGTGCTCGCGGTGGGTGCGTTGCGCGCGCGCGACAACCAGGTCGAGGGCCGTCATCTGGACGGGGTGCACCTCGCGATGGAGCACCTGGTGCCGGCCAACAAGGAGTGTGAGGGCGACGGCGCCTCGGAGCTGTCCGCGGCGGGCAAGCATGTGGTGATCATCGGCGGCGGGGACACCGGTGCGGACTGTCTGGGCACCGCCCATCGCCAGGGCGCGATCTCGGTGACCCAGCTCGACTACAACCCGGAACCACCGGAACTCCGTGACGAATCCGTGAGCCCGTGGCCGACCTGGCCACTGGTGCTGCGGACCTCACCGGCGCATGCCGAGGGCGGGGCGCGGCGGTTCGAGGTCGCCGTGCAGCGCTTCATCGGTGACGGGGCCGACGGCACCACGGGCAATCTGCGCGCCATGGAGATCGCCGAGGTCAAGGTCGAACGCGACGAGAATGGGCGCCGGATCATCACACCGGTCGGTGAGGCGATGGAGATCCCGTGCGATCTGGCGCTGCTGGCGATCGGATTCGAGGGCGTCGAACACATGGCCCTGCTGGACGGCCTGGACCTGTCGCTGACCAGACGTGGCACCGTGTCATGCGGTTCGGACTGGCAGACGGACGCGCCCGGGGTGTTCGTCTGCGGGGACGCCCACCGCGGGGCCTCGCTGATCGTGTGGGCCATCGCCGAGGGGCGCAGCGCCGCGCATGCGGTCGACGCGTTCCTGATGGGGGAGTCGGATCTGCCCGCGCCGGTGCGACCGGGAACCCTGCCTCTGGCCGTCGTGTGAGACGCGTGTGAGACGCGTGTGAGACTCCGTCTGAATGGTCATCTGAATCGATCATGACTATGCTCACGTGACGTGAATAGACGCGGAAAGATCGTCTGTACCCTCGGCCCGGCGACGGGCACCGAGGAGATGGTGAAGGCCCTGGTCGAAGCCGGAATGGACGTCGCGCGGCTGAACTTCAGCCACGGCGAGCACTCCGATCACGAAGGCAACTACAGGCGGGTCCGGGCGGCCTCGGACGCCGCCGGTCGAGCGGTCGGCATCCTCGCCGACCTGCAGGGACCCAAGATCCGGCTGGGCCGGTTCGCCACCGGTGCCACGTTGTGGCAGGCCGGTGAGACCATCCGAATCACCGTCGAGGACTTCATGGGCACCCACGACCGGGTGTCCACCACGTACAAGCAGCTGGCCAATGACGCCTCTCCCGGCGACCGGCTGCTGGTCGACGACGGCAACGTCGGCCTCGTGGTCGAGCATGTCGACGGCAACGACGTGGTCTGCACCGTCACCGAGGGCGGTCGCGTCAGCAACAACAAGGGCCTCTCGCTGCCCGGGATGAACGTCTCGGTGCCCGCGCTGTCCGAGAAGGACATCGCCGATCTGGAGTTCGCGCTCAACCTCGGCGTCGACCTGATCGCGCTGTCCTTCGTGCGGTCTCCGGCCGATATCGAGCTGGTGCACGAGGTGATGGACCGGGTCGGGCGCCGCGTCCCCGTCATCGCCAAGCTGGAGAAGCCCGAGGCCGTCGACAACCTGGAGGCCATCGTGCTGGCCTTCGACGCGATCATGGTGGCCCGCGGTGACCTGGGTGTCGAGCTCCCACTGGAAGAGGTGCCGCTGGTACAGAAGCGCGCCATCCAGATGGCCCGCGAGAACGCCAAACCCGTCATCGTCGCGACCCAGATGCTGGAGTCGATGATCGACCACTCGCGACCCACCCGCGCGGAGGCGTCCGACGTCGCCAACGCCGTGCTGGACGGTGCGGACGCCGTCATGCTCTCGGGTGAGACCTCGGTGGGCAAATACCCGCTGGAGACGGTGCGCACCATGGCTCGCATCGTCGCCGCGGTCGAGGACAACTCGACGGCGGTGCCGCAGCTCACCCACACGCCGCGCACCAAGCGGGGCGTCATCTCCTACGCCGCACGCGATATCGGCGAGCGTCTCGACGCCAAGGCGCTGGTCGCCTTCACCCAGTCCGGTGACACCGTGCGCCGGCTGGCCCGGTTGCACACCCCGCTGCCGCTGCTGGCGTTCACCCCGCTGCCCGAGGTGCGCAGCCAGCTCGCCCTGACCTGGGGCACCGAGACGTTTATCGTCCCGCACATGCAGACCACCGACGACATGATCAAGCAGGTCGACGAGTCGCTGCTGGGGCTGGGCCGCTACAAGCGCGGTGACCTGGTGGTCATCGTCGCAGGTGCCCCGCCAGGCACAGTAGGCTCGACCAACCTGATCCATGTGCACCGGATCGGCGAGGACGACCACGCATAGGGTGTAGAGAAACCAGGGGGACTTTTGTCGGCAGAGCACCTTCAGGAACTGCTGACGGTCCTTGATCTCACCCGGGTGGGCGAGGATGCGTTCACCGGAACGCATCCGAGCCTCAACCCCGTTCGCACGTTCGGCGGCCAGATGATGGCGCAGGCGTTCGTCGCGGCCAGCCGCACGGTGCCCGAACACCTGCCGCCGACCACGTTGTCGATGCACTTCATCGCGGGCGGCGATCCGGCCAAAGATCTGGAATTCCAGGTCGTTCGGTTGCGTGACGAACGGCGGTTCGCCAATCGCCGCGTGGATGTCACCCAGGACGGGGTACTGCTGGGCACCGCCCTGGTGTCACATCTGGCCGGTGGCCGCGGACTCGAGCACAACGTTCCGCTGCCCGACGTGCCGCATCCGGCGACCCTGCCCACCATCGACGACTTGCTGATCGGCTACGAGGAGACGGTGCCGCTGTTCGTCGCCGCACTGAAACCCATCCAGTGGCGGTACACGAACGACCCGGCGTGGGTGATGCGCGACAAAGGCGACCGGTTGGAGCACAACCGGGTCTGGCTGACCGCCGACGGTCCGATGCCCGACGATCCGGTGCTGCATGCCGCGGCGCTGGTGTATTCGTCGGACACCACGGTGTTGGACCCGATCATCACCCGGCACGGCCTGTCCTGGGGTTTCGATCGGATCTTCGCGGTGACGATGAACCACACGGTGTGGTTCCACCAGCCGGTGCGGTTCGACGAGTGGATGCTGTACGCCACATCGTCGCCGGTGGCGGCCGACTCGCGTGGCCTGAGCAACGGCCACTTCTTCCGCGGCGACGGTCAGATCGTGGCGACGGTCATGCAGGAAGGCATCATCAAGTACTTCCCGCCTCGCTAGGGCGTGGGCGTGATCGTCACTCCGTAGTCCGTCTCGATCTTGTCGCGCATGTTGCTCTCACACTGCAACTGGGCGGCCCGGTCGTTGCCGGCCTTCTGCATGCAGTCCACGTAGTCACCGACGCCCAGCTGGGAGAAGAAGCCGATCCAGACCGGGATGAACACCAGCCCGAGCACGATCGCCAAGGCGCCCAGCACGATTCCGGAGAGCGCCAGCCCGCCGTTGGTGGCCTCGCCGCGTTTGACGCGACCCCGTGCCGCGAACCCGATGATCAGGGCGACCAGCCCGAGGATGATGCCGCCCGCGATGGTCCAGGAGAACAACAGTCCCACGACGGCCAGGATCAGTGCGGTGATACCGAGTCCGTTACGCGGACCGATCGGTGGCGGGCCGTAGCCGGCGTAGGGCTGCGGGGGAGGCGGGGGATAGGGGCCCTGGCCCGGATACTGCTCGCCGTACTGTCCGCCGTACGGCCCATAGGAGCTCATGGATGGTGAGGGTACTCACTGAACCGGTGTGCCGCGTAACTTCACCGTCGGAGCGCCGATGTCCGCGGGCAGGTGGTGCGTGGCGACGACGACGGTGCGCTCGCGTGCGAACAGTTCACCGGGGGTGAGCAATCCGCGCAGCAACCGGTCGCTGTCGGCCTCGTCCAGGTGCTCGGTCGGCTCATCGAGCAGCACGACGGGGAAGTCCGAGATCAACGCGCGGGCCAACAGCAGGCGTCGGCGCTGTCCGGCGGAGACGGCCGCCGCGCCGCCGGTCAGGATGGTGCTCAGCCCGTCGGGCAGCTGGTCGAGCCACTCCCGAAGTCCCACCCTGTCCAGTGCCGCCAGCAGTTCCCCATCGGTCGCATCCCCGCGGGCCACCAACAGGTTGTCCCGCACGGTGGTGTCGAACAGGTGCGCGTCTTCGGCGAAAAATGCTGCAGTCAGGGGACTCTCGGGATATTCGTCGGCAATTCTCATGAGCATGGTGGTCTTTCCGCATCCGCTCGGGCCCACCACGGCCAGCCGGCCGCCGGGTTCCAGCTCCACCTCCGGGGTAGCGGGCCGCTGCCGGCCGTCGCGAACCGGCGCGACGATATCGCCGATCCGGCCGGCTGCCAGCCGGGCGCGCACCAGGGCCACGGCTGCGGCCGGAAGTGCGGTGGTCGCCTCGAATGCCGACAACGGCACCAGCATGAGGATGGCCAGCGTGGTCGGTGCGGTGACCGGGGCCAGGGTGATGCCGATAAAAGCCGCGGCCAGGACCGCCGCGCCGACGGCCGCGGTGGTCGCCGCGGCGGCCAGGGCGGCGGGCGCCGCCGAGCGGTCCAGTTCGCGGCCCCAATCCCGTTGCCGCCGCTCGGATTCGGCGATCACCTCAGGGAGCCGGCCGCACACCCGCAATTCGGCGGCGTGTTCCAGGGCGAGGACGGCGGCGGTATCGCGAGCGCTGTGCTGGTCGGCGGCGAGCTGTTCGGCGGCGTTCGACGCCTGGGCCGCCAGCCACGGCGCCAGCACCCCGGCCACCAGCAAGCAGCCGGCCAGCACCGCTGCGGCAGCGGGCGAGATCAGTCCGATGATCGTGATCCCGGCCGCCGACAGCAGTACCGCGACACAGATCGGCAGCACCGCCCGCACCAACACATCGGCGAGTTCGTCGACCGAACTGCCCAGGCGCGCCACCAATTCGCCGCTGTGCAATCGCAGGGCGGTGTCCTGTGGCAATTGGGTCAGCCGCCGGTACAGGCCGGCCCGGGCGTGGCCGGCCGAGCGCAGCGCGACGTCGTGGATGGCCAGCCGTTCGCAGTAGCTGAACACGCCCCGCGAAATGCCCAGTGCACGCACGGCGACCACCGCGACGCTGAGATCCAGCACCGGCGGCATCTGCCAGGCCCGGGTGATCAGCCAGGCCGACACCGTCGCCAGGGCCAGCGCGCTGCCCAGGGCGAGGGTGCCGAACAGCACGGCCAGGGCCAGCCGCGGCAATCGCGGCCGCAGCAGGCCCAGCACGTCACGAGGGGACACTCAGGGCACCTCCCACGGTGACCACCTGGTCGGCCACGGCGAGTACCGGCGTCCGATGGGCGATCACCAGCACGGTGGCACCCTGTCGGGCGCGCTCCGTGATCGCCTCCAGTACCCGGCTTTCGGTTCCGGCGTCCAGGTGCGCGGTCGGTTCGTCGAGCAGCAGCACGGGCGCGGTCGATCCCAGTGCGCGCGCCAGGCCCAGCCGCTGCCGCTGTCCCAGCGACAGCCCCGCCCCGCCGCGCCCGATCACCGTGTCCAGGCCGTCGGGCAGGACGGCGAGAACATCGTCGAAACCCGCCGCGCGGCAGGCCTTGTCGATATCGGCCAGCGGTCCGAACAGTTCCAGGTTGCTCCGCACCGTCCCGGGCAGCAGGACCGGTCGCTGTGGCAGCCAACAGACCTGCGGCCACCACGTCGGCAGGTCGGCGTCGGCGATATCGGTGTCGCCGATGAGCACCCGGCCCGACGAGGCCGGGGACAGTCCCAGAATCACCTCGAAGGTGGTGGACTTCCCGCTGCCGTTGGGCCCGGTGAGCACGGTCACCTCACCCGGAATCGCGGTGGCGCTCAGCCGGTCCGGTGCCGGGCCGTCGCGCCTGACGACGGTCAGTTCGTCCAGCTGGATGATGCCGGCGTGCGGGGTGAGGTGCCCAGGGGTGCGTTCGGGAGCGGCAACTTGCAGGCGCAGCGCCGCGTCGGCTGCGGTCTTACCGTCCTGCGCGGCGTGGAACTGGACACCCACCCGGCGCAACGGCCAGAACACCTCGGGGGCCAGCAGCAGTGCGGTCAGCCCGGCGGCTAACGTCACCTCACCGAACACCAACCGCAGTCCCACACTGACGGCGACCAGTGCGACGCCCAGGGTCGCGAGCAGTTCCAGGACGGCGGCCGACAGGAAGGCGATTCGCAGGGTGGCCATCGCCGAACGGCGATGCGCGGCAGCCAGTTCGGCGATCCGATGGGTCGGCCCGCCGGCCCGGCCCAGGGCGCGCAGGGTGGGGATCCCGGCGACCAGGTCGAGCAGCCGGGACTGCAGCGTCGTCATCGCCGCCAGCGCCGCCGCCGAGCGATCCGCGGTGAGCCGGCCGATGAGGATCATGAACAGTGGGATGAGTGGCAGTGCGATCGCGACGATGACGGCGGCCTGCAGATCGGCGACGGCGATCACGATCACCGTGAGTGGCGTGAGGATCCCGGCCAGTACCGCCGCGGGCAGATACCCGGTGAAGTACGGGCGCAGCCCATCCAGCCCGCGGGTGAGGATCACCGCGGCCTCGTCGCGGACCGAGGTCAGCTCGTGCGGGGCTCGGGCGGTCACCGAGCGCAACACCTCGGCGCTGAGTTCGCCGATCACCGCCGTCGCGGCCCGCTGGCTGAGCCGGGCCTGTAGCCAGGATCCGGCGGTGCGCACGGCCCACAGCCCGGCCAGGATCAGTAGTTGCCCCGACCAGTGCGCGACGGTTCGCGACGTCGGGTCGGTGATCACCCCGGCCACCAGATGGGCGAGCACCCAGGCCGACGCCACGGTGGCACCGCCGATCAGCACCCCGCACGCCGCCGATGCGACGAGGTAGCGCCGCATGGCGGGGGAGGATCGGAGTGTCACGGCAGGCGCGGTGACAGTCCCGCGGGGTCGGGGATGCGGTCGGCCGAGATGCGCTGCCGGAACACCCAATAGGTCCAGGCCTGGTAGGCGATGACCAGGGGGGTGACCAACACCGCGGCCCAACTCATGATGGTCAGCGTGTAGGGCGTCGACGAGGCGTTGTGGATGGTCAGGCTCCACGCCGGATCCAGGGTGGAGGGAATGAGATTCGGGTACAGGCAGCCGAATATGAGCACCACCACCGAGGCGATCACCGTGGCCGTGGCCGCGAATGCCCAGCCGTCCCCACCGCGACTCCACACCAGCATGACCGCGCCCAGCTGTGCCACCACGGCGATACCGAGCACCAGCCAGGTCCAGTCCTTGCCGTACGCCAGCTGAGTCCACAGGCCGAAGCCGGCGACGATCACCGTGACGGGCAGAGCAAGCCGGATGGTGAACTTGGTCGCGTCATCACGCACGGCGCCTTCGGTTTTCAGCGCGAGGAACACCGCCCCGTGGAACAGGAACAGGCCGCATGTCGCCAGCCCGCCGAGCAGGGTGTACGGGTTCAGGGCGTCGCTGACGGAGAGGTGGATCTGATGGTCGGCATCCACCGGCAGACCCCGCAGCAGCATGGCGAAGGCGACGCCCCAGAGCAGCGCGGGCACCCATGATCCGACGGCGATGCCGATGTCGGCCCAGCGCCGCCAATTCGGATCGTTGATCTTCCCGCGCCATTCGATGGCGCAGATGCGCATGATCATCGACAGCAGGATGGCCAGCAACGGCAGGTACAGGCCGGAGAACATGGTGGCGTACATACCGGGGAAGGCCGCGAACATCGCCCCGCCCGCGGTGATCAGCCATACCTCGTTGCCATCCCAGACCGGGCCGATGGTGTTGAGGACTGCGCGGCGGTGCTTTTCGGGGTCACCTGACGAAGCTCGCCCGAAGAGTGCCATCAGCATCCCGACGCCGAAGTCGAAACCCTCCAGCACCAGGAAGCCGATGAACAGCACGGCCAGGATGATGAACCAGAACGTCTGCAGGTCCATGGTGCACCTCCTAGTAGGCGAACGACAGCGGCGCGACATCGTCCTCGCCGGGTGGTGTGGGTGGGACGGGTTCGCTGTCGTGCTCGAGCGGTCCTTCGACGACGTAACGCCGGAGCAGGAAGAACCAGATCACCGCGAGCGCCGCGTAGAGCGCGGTGAACAGGATCAGCGACAGCCAGACCGTGGCCGCGGAGTTGTGGGACACCCCTTGTTGCACGGTGAGCCGCACCAGCTGGTCGCCGGTGGGGTTGGGTGCCACCACCCAGGGCTGTCGGCCCATCTCGGTGAACACCCAGCCGGCGCTGTTGGCCAGGAACGGGGTGGGCAGGGTGAGCAGTGCGAACCACGCGAACCAGCGTTGCCGCGGTATTCGGCCGCCCCTGGTGAGCCACAACGCGGTGAGTGCGAAGAGCATGGGCACCGCCAGGAATCCGATCATCGCGCGGAAAGACCAGTAGGTGACGAACAGGTTCGGCCGGTAGTCACCGGGACCGAACCTCTCCTGGTAGCTGTCCTGCAGATCCTTGACGCCCTCCAGCTTGACGCCGGTGAACTTGCCTTCGGCCAGGAACGGCAGCACATAGGGCACCTCGATGAGGTGAGTGACGCTGTCGCAGTTGTTGTGCGTGCCGACGGTGAGGACGGAGAACTTCGGGTCGATTTCGGTGTGGCACAACGATTCCGCCGACGCCATCTTCATCGGCTGTTGTTGGAACATCAGCTTGCCCTGGGCGTCACCGGTGAAGAACAGGCCGGCCGCGGAGACGAAGGCGATGAGACAGCCCAGGATGGTTGCCGGGCGATACATCGTGCGTGCGTCATCCGAGTCGGGGGTGCGCACCATCCACCATGCGCACACCCCGGCCACGAAGGTTCCGGCCACCAGGAACGATCCGGCAACGGCGTGCGGGAACGCCGCCCATGCCGTGTTGTTGGTGAACAGGGCGCTGATGCTGGTCAATTCGGCGCGGCCGGTCTCGGGGTTGTAATGCGCGCCGACCGGGTGCTGCATGAACGAGTTGGCCGCGATGATGAAGAACGCCGAGGCGTTCACGGCGATGGCGACGATCCAGATACAGGCCAGGTGCACCAGGCGGGGCAGCCTGGACCAGCCGAAGATCCACAGCCCGAGGAAGGTCGATTCGAAGAAGAAGGCGACCAGGCCCTCCAGGGCCAGCGGTGCCCCGAACACGTCGCCGACGAATCGGGAGTACTCGCTCCAGTTCATCCCGAACTGGAACTCCTGGACGATGCCGGTGGCCACGCCCAGGGCGAAGTTGATCAGGAACAGCTTCCCGAAAAACCTGGTGAGTCGGTACCACGCGGTGTTTCCGGTGAGGACCCACACCGTCTGCATCACCGCGATGAGCGGGGCAAGCCCGATCGTGAGCGGGACGAAGATGAAGTGGTAGACGGTCGTGATCCCGAACTGCCAACGCGACACATCTAGCGCATCCATGTGCACCACCTCCCCGGGCTGCGGGTATCTCTACGGCTTTGTAGAACTACGACACACTGTAGTAGCTGAGGGTCCGCACGCGTAGAAAACGTGGTGCAGACAACTCATGACGAGGACTGAGCCGGCTCCTGGCTCAGTCCTCCGCCCAGCGCCTCGGTCAGTTTCTTGGAGGTCGACCGGATGCCGAAGGCGGTGACGACCTCCATCAGACCGATGACCACCAGCCAGATACCGGTCACCAGGGCCAGCGTCGCGATCGAATCGAACGGTGAGGCCAGCACGACGATGCCGGCGATCAGGCTGATGACGCCGACGAAGATGTTCCAGCCCCGGCCGGGCAGGGTGGGGTCGCTGATCGCCGAGACCGCGGTGGCCACACCCCGGAACACGAACCCGACACCGATCCAGATCGCCAGCAGCAGCACGGCGTCGTAAAGGTGACGGAAAGACAACACCGCCAGGATCAGCGATGCCGCGCCGCTGATGAACAGCAGTACCCGGCCGCCGGCCGACACGTGCAGGCTGAATGCGAAGATCACCTGTGCGATACCGGTGATCAGCAGATAGGCGCCGAAGAAGCTGGCTGCGACGACGATCGAGATCTTCGGCCAGGCGAGCACTGCGGCGCCGAGTGCCACCGCGAGAACGCCCGAGACCAGGGTGGATTTCCACAGGTGTGGCAGCAGGCTTGGGGGAGCGACGGTTGTCATATGCGCAGTCTCCCACAGCGTCAAACACCGCTGGACGATTACGGCACACCATGATCAGAAGATCGTTAACCTTCGGTTACCGGCGCTGCGAGCTGGGGCCACTGTGGTTAACGTCTTCGCCTTGGGGCACAAAGATGTCGGAAGTCGACGCAGGTGGATGACCACCGACGAGGAAAGAGGAAACGTGTCAGTTGGATGTATGAGTCGCCGGACCAGGGTGTGGCGCGTGGCGGCGGTATTCGTCGCCACGGGTGCACTGGCCCTGTCGGGTTGCGCCAAGAATGAGGACTCCGCCGCACCGTCCTCCACGACCAAGGCCGCGTCGGCGGAGAAGGTCGAATCCATCGCCAACACCGTTCCCGAGGCGATCAAGTCGTCCGGCAAGCTCGTGGTGGGCGTGAACATTCCTTACGCCCCCAACGAGTTCAAGGATGAGACCGGCAAGATCGTCGGCTTCGACGTCGACCTGGTCAACGCGATCGCGGCCACTCTGGGACTGCAGGCGGAGTTCCGCGAGTCCGATTTCGCCAAGATCATCCCCGCGGTGCAGGGCGACACCTTCAACATCGGGATGTCCTCGTTCACCGATACCAAGGAGCGGGAGCAGGCGGTCGATTTCGTCACCTACT includes the following:
- a CDS encoding HdeD family acid-resistance protein — encoded protein: MTTVAPPSLLPHLWKSTLVSGVLAVALGAAVLAWPKISIVVAASFFGAYLLITGIAQVIFAFSLHVSAGGRVLLFISGAASLILAVLSFRHLYDAVLLLAIWIGVGFVFRGVATAVSAISDPTLPGRGWNIFVGVISLIAGIVVLASPFDSIATLALVTGIWLVVIGLMEVVTAFGIRSTSKKLTEALGGGLSQEPAQSSS
- a CDS encoding cytochrome ubiquinol oxidase subunit I: MDALDVSRWQFGITTVYHFIFVPLTIGLAPLIAVMQTVWVLTGNTAWYRLTRFFGKLFLINFALGVATGIVQEFQFGMNWSEYSRFVGDVFGAPLALEGLVAFFFESTFLGLWIFGWSRLPRLVHLACIWIVAIAVNASAFFIIAANSFMQHPVGAHYNPETGRAELTSISALFTNNTAWAAFPHAVAGSFLVAGTFVAGVCAWWMVRTPDSDDARTMYRPATILGCLIAFVSAAGLFFTGDAQGKLMFQQQPMKMASAESLCHTEIDPKFSVLTVGTHNNCDSVTHLIEVPYVLPFLAEGKFTGVKLEGVKDLQDSYQERFGPGDYRPNLFVTYWSFRAMIGFLAVPMLFALTALWLTRGGRIPRQRWFAWFALLTLPTPFLANSAGWVFTEMGRQPWVVAPNPTGDQLVRLTVQQGVSHNSAATVWLSLILFTALYAALAVIWFFLLRRYVVEGPLEHDSEPVPPTPPGEDDVAPLSFAY
- the cydB gene encoding cytochrome d ubiquinol oxidase subunit II, producing MDLQTFWFIILAVLFIGFLVLEGFDFGVGMLMALFGRASSGDPEKHRRAVLNTIGPVWDGNEVWLITAGGAMFAAFPGMYATMFSGLYLPLLAILLSMIMRICAIEWRGKINDPNWRRWADIGIAVGSWVPALLWGVAFAMLLRGLPVDADHQIHLSVSDALNPYTLLGGLATCGLFLFHGAVFLALKTEGAVRDDATKFTIRLALPVTVIVAGFGLWTQLAYGKDWTWLVLGIAVVAQLGAVMLVWSRGGDGWAFAATATVIASVVVLIFGCLYPNLIPSTLDPAWSLTIHNASSTPYTLTIMSWAAVLVTPLVIAYQAWTYWVFRQRISADRIPDPAGLSPRLP